One Gouania willdenowi chromosome 24 unlocalized genomic scaffold, fGouWil2.1 scaffold_320_arrow_ctg1, whole genome shotgun sequence genomic window carries:
- the cep43 gene encoding centrosomal protein 43 isoform X5 yields MSAAEDDTELRDLLILNLENSGVLNKIKAEVRAAVFLAMEDQDRLQDRSPLTNQQLENCLRSTDGGLAVGLIQDFLQVFNLDFSLSVFQPEINRCVTDSRDVVCRDLRLSETNKNVPLLLEVVRRGRQRESSPTLFMEELSENRVVKARRVFERYDKNQSGSVLKEHLQNVFADLLPTVSRNMLETFINDELKTTDRSSTKVVDFQLFLQIYKHLFAQCRAVVTDDDDHQPKEPIRKGSANKGAAAELSSVRAPSFRESLDLVDEDEGDPFFDDPLPKPQKTYGGKVELSRPLSGSEPGGGVSLSEQSHSRSRDLKRGATAAERPEEDVEYDDDFNR; encoded by the exons ATGTCCGCCGCAGAGGATGACACGGAGCTCAGAGACTTGCTCATCCTCAACCTGGAGAACAGCGGAGTGCTCAACAAGATCAAG GCAGAGGTGAGGGCAGCAGTATTCCTGGCCATGGAGGATCAGGACCGGCTCCAG GACAGAAGCCCCCTGACCAATCAGCAGCTAGAGAACTGTCTGCGTAGCACAGACG gtggtctgGCTGTGGGGCTGATCCAGGACTTCCTGCAGGTCTTTAATCTAGACTTCAGTCTGTCTGTGTTCCAGCCAGAGATCAACAGG tgtgtgacaGACAGCAGGGATGTGGTCTGTAGAGACCTCCGTCTGTCAGAGACCAACAAGAACGTTCCTCTGCTGCTGGAGGTGGTCAGGAGGGGGCGCCAGAGAGAGAGCTCCCCCACGCTGTTCAtggag GAACTTTCTGAGAATCGGGTTGTTAAAGCTCGCAGAGTGTTTGAGCGTTATGACAag aatcaGAGCGGCTCAGTGCTGAAGGAACATCTGCAGAACGTCTTCGCTGACCTGCTGCCAACTGTTAGCAG AAACATGTTGGAAACTTTCATCAACGATGAGTTGAAAACTACAGACAGGAGCAGCACcaaag tgGTGGACTTCCAGCTATTCCTGCAGATATACAAACATCTGTTTGCTCAGTGCAGAGCTGTG gttacTGACGATGATGACCATCAACCAAAGGAACCAATCAGGAAAGGATCAGCCAATAAG ggtgctgctgctgagctgtcctCTGTCCGTGCTCCGTCCTTCAGGGAGAGTCTGGATCTGGTTGATGAAGATGAAGGAGACCCGTTCTTTGATGACCCACTGCCTAAACCTCAGAAGACCTACGGAGG GAAGGTGGAATTATCCAGACCCCTTAGTGGATCAGAACCAGGAGGAGGAGTCAGCCTATCAGAGCAGAGCCACAGCAGGAGCA